From the genome of Bactrocera oleae isolate idBacOlea1 chromosome 2, idBacOlea1, whole genome shotgun sequence, one region includes:
- the LOC138855608 gene encoding uncharacterized protein, whose translation MDDKDSVLKFWTEFTCAYPYSQKMCNGFSKLFRFIFDNHLDSVGTFDTMLLSSFILIFLTFLVVTMLTIFEKDQKSLQQIKEKVRHSTAVIAQLAATLWTIRETKFKSISPEGYRKIKENKEAIMALKNPQQSVEMDISKESEEKPKEVKKKFARGFKPFKGDLSPPPAKSAPYSILKRSKFVQQKKVCSLSIVQSKRPKNLRAVASVASLNKRQSDSTTPRSICEGAETRNVGSTKVVRKT comes from the exons ATGGACGACAAAGATTCGGTATTAAAATTTTGGACTGAATTCACCTGCGCCTACCCATATTCGCAAAAGATGTGTAATGGTTTCTCAAAATTATTCCGTTTCATTTTCGACAACCACTTGGACTCGGTGGGCACATTCGATACAATGTTATTGTCATCCTTTATACTAATTTTCCTAACATTTTTGGTCGTAACCATGCTCACGATATTCGAAAAAGATCAAAAG TCTTTGCAGCAAATAAAAGAGAAAGTTAGACATTCAACTGCAGTTATCGCCCAGCTCGCAGCAACTTTATGGACCATAAGGGAAACGAAATTTAAAAGTATCTCTCCGGAAGGATATCgaaaaataaaggaaaataaGGAAGCAATAATGGCTTTAAAAAATCCACAACAATCAGTGGAGATGGATATCTCAAAGGAATCAGAAGAAAAACCAAAGGAAGTGAAGAAGAAATTTGCTAGAGGTTTTAAGCCATTTAAGGGGGATTTATCACCACCGCCAGCGAAAAGTGCGCCGTATTCTATTTTAAAGCGGTCAAAGTTTGTTCAGCAAAAAAAGGTTTGCAGCCTTTCAATTGTACAAAGTAAAAGACCTAAGAATTTACGAGCTGTAGCTAGTGTTGCTTCGCTCAACAAAAGGCAATCGGATTCTACAACACCAAGGTCAATTTGCGAGGGTGCTGAAACTCGAAATGTTGGCTCAACAAAAGTAGTTCGGAAAACATAA
- the Prosalpha2 gene encoding proteasome subunit alpha type-2, giving the protein MASERYSFSLTTFSPSGKLVQLEYALAAVAAGATSVGIVASDGVVIATENKYKSPLYEEHSVHRVEPITDHIGMVYSGLVPDYRPLLKRARKMAQQYFLVYKEPMPVSQLVQQVANVMQEYTQSGGVRPFGVSLLICGWNNGKPYLFQCDPTGAFFAWKATALGKNAQSCKTYMEKRFNLQSNNSISQSLDDAVVDAMRTLKGGFEGVMTKDNIEVGICTEKGFRRLTPTEIDDHLSNAN; this is encoded by the exons ATGGCATCTGAACGTTATAGTTTCTCACTAACTACTTTTag CCCGTCTGGTAAATTGGTGCAGTTGGAATATGCTTTGGCAGCTGTTGCTGCTGGCGCTACATCAGTGGGAATAGTTG CTTCGGATGGTGTTGTGATTGCTACTGAAAATAAGTACAAATCGCCTTTATATGAAGAACATAGCGTTCATCGTGTTGAACCAATCACCGATCATATTGGCATGGTGTACTCTGGGCTAGTGCCAGATTATCGCCCACTTCTTAAAAGAGCTCGTAAAATGGCTCAACAGTACTTTTTAGTTTACAAAGAACCTATGCCTGTATCACAATTAGTCCAACAAGTTGCAAATGTAATGCAAGAATATACTCAGTCAGG AGGTGTGCGGCCGTTTGGAGTATCTTTACTAATTTGTGGTTGGAATAATGGAAAACCCTACCTATTCCAATGTGACcccacaggtgcattttttgcGTGGAAAGCTACTGCCCTCGGTAAAAATGCACAAAGCTGTAAAACATATATGGAAAAAAG ATTCAACTTGCAATCAAATAACTCTATTTCTCAATCACTGGATGATGCAGTAGTCGATGCCATGCGAACTTTAAAAGGCGGATTTGAAGGTGTAATGACTAAAGATAACATAGAAGTGGGAATCTGCACCGAAAAGGGCTTCAGACGTTTAACACCCACTGAAATCGATGACCACCTATCTAATGCAAACTAA
- the Aos1 gene encoding SUMO-activating enzyme subunit 1, translating to MEVDKNESVNGVELTEAENELYDRQIRLWGLESQKRLRTAKILVAGLGGIGAEITKNIILSGVHSVKLQDDKIVTEEDFCAQFLVPRAAIGKNRAEASIERARSLNPMVEISADTDSLSTKEADYFAKFDVAVVIGASNSELLRVNNICRENNVKFFAGDVWGMFGYCFADLQEHSFVEDVAKHKVISKPNEKVKTELVTAAIQRTLNFPSYGAVVDFDINSPAYQKKLRRTGPALILLRVLQEFREDFNRDPCYKTRDADISELQRIRNEITSVSSLSDEHFGNVFAQVSPAAAVVGGVLAQEIIKVVSKKEAPHCNVFLFDPDNCCGFVETIGFN from the exons ATGGAAGTTGATAAAAATGAAAGTGTTAATGGAGTAGAATTAACTGAAGCTGAAAATGAGTTGTATGACAGGCAAATTCGACTTTGGGGATTAGAATCGCAGAAAAG ACTCCGCACAGCAAAAATATTAGTTGCCGGATTAGGCGGAATTGGTGCAgaaatcacaaaaaatataattctttcCGGTGTTCACTCGGTAAAGTTACAAGATGATAAAATTGTTACAGAAGAGGATTTTTGCGCTCAGTTTTTAGTGCCGCGTGCTGCAATCGGTAAAAATCGTGCAGAAGCGTCAATTGAACGAGCACGTTCTCTAAATCCTATGGTGGAGATATCGGCCGATACAGATTCGCTTTCCACCAAAGAAGCTGATTACTTCGCAAAGTTCGACGTAGCTGTTGTGATCGGTGCATCCAACTCGGAATTATTGCGTGTTAATAACATATGTCGTGAAAACAATGTCAAGTTTTTTGCCGGCGATGTTTGGGGAATGTTTGGTTATTGTTTTGCAGATCTACAGGAACACAGTTTTGTTGA ggATGTGGCAAAGCATAAAGTCATTTCGAAACCAAACGAAAAAGTAAAAACTGAGTTAGTCACTGCAGCTATCCAGCGCACTTTGAATTTCCCATCTTACGGTGCAGTTGTGGATTTCGACATCAATTCACCGGCTTATCAAAAGAAGCTTAGGCGTACTGGACCTGCTTTGATATTATTGCGCGTACTTCAAGAATTTCGAGAAGACTTCAACCGCGATCCTTGCTATAAAACTCGTGATGCTGATATTTCGGAATTGCAGCGTATCCGAAACGAAATAACAAGTGTGAGCTCGTTATCTGATGAACATTTTGGGAACGTGTTCGCACAAGTTTCACCCGCTGCGGCAGTAGTGGGTGGTGTTTTGGCCCAAGAGATTATCAAAGTAGTTTCCAAGAAAGAAGCACCTCACTGTAATGTATTTCTATTTGATCCAGACAattgttgtggctttgtagaaacGATTGGTTTTAATTAA
- the LOC106619098 gene encoding interleukin enhancer-binding factor 2 homolog, which yields MVRGAMRGGRPIRGGLHRPPFKKTFIPRHPFDLTLVAEVLFPKVSPAVDDSSLTAALLKRNQDLSPTPAEQTSIGNLVTKVQSVLDNLVVAPGDFNTCQLEEVRQVGSFKKGTMISGNNVADIVVILKTLPTKEACEALSKKVESDLKNAMKTEVLTKADQIYTTIHDRGFDVANWQAKVRILIATLPQNLRKLEADIHLDQKLMQAHLAAIRHTRWFEENAHHSSIKVLIRILKDLTRRFDAFAPLSPWMLDLIAHLSIMNNPSRQALPINLAFRRVFQLLSAGLFLPGSAGITDPCEPGHIRVHTAMTLEQQDVCCLTAQTLLRVLAHGGYKHILGLEGNTSIVREMSVWNGVVVSPLEAVYEKPADKKDGEGEEDMEAVENDGVADDDTVE from the exons ATGGTGCGAGGAGCAATGCGGGGCGGTAGACCAATCCGAGGTGGACTCCATCGGCCACCTTTTAAAAAGACCTTTATTCCAAGGCATCCTTTCGATTTGACTTTAGTTGCTGAGGTTCTATTTCCAAAAGTTTCACCTGCAGTTGATGATTCTAGTCTAACTGCAGCCCTCTTAAAGCGTAACCAAGATCTCAGTCCAACACCAGCTGAGCAAACTTCAATTGGAAACTTGGTGACAAAAGTTCAGTCAGTTCTAGATAATCTTGTGGTGGCGCCTGGCGATTTTAATACCTGT CAATTGGAGGAGGTGCGCCAAGTGGGATCGTTTAAAAAGGGAACCATGATATCTGGCAATAATGTTGCTGACATCGTTGTTATACTGAAAACATTACCAACAAAAGAGGCGTGCGAAGCATTGTCTAAGAAAGTAGAATCGGATCTTAAAAATGCTATGAAAACTGAGGTGTTAACAAAAGCCGATCAAATTTACACAACAATACATGATCGTGGATTTGATGTGGCAAATTGGCAAGCTAAAGTTCGTATTTTGATAGCAACACTCCCTCAAAATTTGCGAAAATTGGAAGCCGATATTCACCTTGACCAGAAGCTAATGCAAGCACATCTCGCTGCTATTCGGCATACAAGATGGTTTGAAGAAAATGCTCATCACTCTTCTATCAAGGTGTTGATTCGCATATTAAAAGATCTCACAAGAAGATTTGACGCATTCGCGCCATTATCGCCTTGGATGCTAGACTTAATCGCTCATTTGTCTATTATGAACAATCCATCCCGACAAGCATTGCCTATAAATTTGGCATTCAGACGTGTTTTTCAGTTGCTTTCTGCTGGATTATTTTTGCCCGGTTCGGCTGGTATAACGGATCCTTGTGAACCAGGTCACATTCGGGTTCATACTGCAATGACTTTGGAACAGCAAGATGTTTGTTGTTTAACTGCTCAAACTCTTTTACGTGTCCTTGCCCACGGTGGATATAAGCATATACTTGGTTTGGAAGGAAATACAAGTATTGTACGGGAAATGTCCGTATGGAACGGAGTAGTTGTCTCTCCTCTAGAGGCGGTGTATGAGAAACCAGCTGATAAGAAAGACGGCGAGGGTGAGGAAGATATGGAAGCTGTAGAAAATGATGGTGTAGCAGATGACGATACAGTCGAGTAG
- the NANS gene encoding sialic acid synthase produces MVALKLGNKNVFSDGDTVYIIAEIGQNHQGNLNTAKEMISEAKRIGCDCVKFQKSCLPAKFSKTALKRPYISENSFGKTYGEHKEFLEFSETQYRELKIYSKSVGIDFTASAMDEISLDFLNELNVPFIKIGSGDANNVLLLRKAAKMDTPLIVSTGMQTTETIEKIVDIMQKSNKTNYALMHCVSSYPTDPEDCSLNMITRLKEWYPNIVIGYSGHEKGIEISKAAVLIGARIIERHFTLDNSQKGSDHKCSLEPYEFGNLVNEIRTLGKLRTLNKEQIMDMLRHHKAIELALKEIKLRTILPSEMQCRSKLGKSIVATKYLKKGNFLELCDICIKVSEPNGISAEYFDSVVGKLITADVNEDSPLTWSHISI; encoded by the exons ATGGTAGCATTAAAATtaggaaataaaaatgttttttctgaTGGCGATACCGTATATATAATTGCGGAAATAGGGCAAAATCATCAGGGCAATTTGAATACCGCAAAGGAAATGATATCGGAAGCCAAA agAATAGGGTGTGATTgcgtaaaatttcaaaaatcgtGCCTCCCAGCTAAATTTTCCAAAACAGCCCTTAAGCGTCCCTATATATCAGAGAATTCCTTTGGCAAGACTTATGGCGAACACAAAGAGTTCCTTGAATTTAGCGAAACCCAGTATagagaattaaaaatatattcgaaaagtGTTGGAATAGATTTTACTGCATCAGCTATGGATGAG ATTTCTTTAGATTTTTTAAACGAGCTGAACGTACCTTTCATAAAAATAGGCTCCGGCGATGCTAACAATGTACTGCTTTTGAGAAAAGCAGCTAAAATGGATACTCCGCTAATTGTGTCTACAGGAATGCAAACGACCGAAACTATCGAGAAAATTGTTGATATAATGCAAAAGAGTAACAAAACTAATTATGCTTTAATGCATTGCGTTTCTTCTTATCCCACTGATCCAGAGGATTGCTCTTTGAATATGATAACTCGTCTGAAAGAGTGGTATCCAAACATAGTTATTGGATATTCCGGGCATGAAAAGGGCATTGAAATAAGTAAAGCAGCAGTGTTAATAGGCGCCAGAATTATAGAGCGACATTTTACTTTAGATAATAGTCAGAAGGGTTCAGATCATAAATGTTCATTGGAACCTTACGAATTTGGAAATCTAGTTAATGAAATCAGGACATTAGGAAAGCTTCGTACATTGAATAAAGAACAAATTATGGATATGCTTCGTCATCATAAAGCTATCGAATTGGCTTTGAAAGAGATAAAGTTAAGAACTATACTTCCAAGTGAAATGCAATGTCGAAGCAAATTAGGAAAATCCATTGTTGctactaaatatttgaaaaagggAAATTTTTTAGAGCTATGCGATATTTGTATTAAAGTAAGTGAGCCAAATGGCATATCTGCAGAATACTTTGATTCAGTAGTAGGTAAATTGATTACAGCTGATGTGAATGAGGATTCACCTCTAACTTGGAGTCacatttctatttaa
- the Pp1-87B gene encoding serine/threonine-protein phosphatase alpha-2 isoform codes for MADVMNIDSIISRLLEVRGARPGKNVQLSESEIRGLCLKSREIFLSQPILLELEAPLKICGDIHGQYYDLLRLFEYGGFPPESNYLFLGDYVDRGKQSLETICLLLAYKIKYSENFFLLRGNHECASINRIYGFYDECKRRYTIKLWKTFTDCFNCLPVAAIVDEKIFCCHGGLSPDLSSMEQIRRIMRPTDVPDQGLLCDLLWSDPDKDTMGWGENDRGVSFTFGAEVVGKFLQKHDFDLICRAHQVVEDGYEFFAKRQLVTLFSAPNYCGEFDNAGAMMSVDDSLMCSFQILKPADKRKK; via the coding sequence ATGGCTGACGTAATGAATATTGACAGCATAATTTCACGATTGTTGGAGGTGCGTGGTGCAAGGCCTGGAAAGAATGTACAATTGTCGGAGAGCGAAATTCGTGGGCTTTGTCTAAAGTCGCGTGAAATTTTTCTATCACAACCCATTTTGCTTGAGTTGGAGGCACCGTTAAAAATCTGTGGAGATATTCATGGTCAGTATTATGATTTGTTGCGTCTCTTCGAATATGGCGGTTTTCCACCAGAATCCAACTACTTATTTTTGGGCGATTACGTTGATCGTGGTAAGCAGTCTTTGGAAACTATATGCTTGCTTTTGGCGTACAAGATTAAGTATTCTGAGAACTTCTTCCTGTTGCGTGGCAATCATGAGTGCGCCAGTATAAATCGCATCTATGGATTTTACGACGAGTGCAAACGTCGCTATACCATAAAATTGTGGAAAACTTTTACTGACTGTTTTAATTGTTTGCCAGTAGCTGCTATCGTtgacgaaaaaatattttgctgccATGGTGGTCTCAGTCCTGATTTGTCGTCAATGGAACAAATTCGACGCATAATGAGGCCAACAGATGTCCCAGACCAAGGTTTGCTTTGTGATTTGTTATGGTCTGATCCCGACAAGGATACCATGGGTTGGGGTGAGAATGACCGTGGAGTTAGTTTCACATTTGGCGCTGAAGTTGTTGGTAAATTCCTCCAAAAGCATGATTTTGACTTGATTTGCCGTGCTCATCAGGTAGTCGAAGATGGCTACGAATTTTTCGCAAAACGGCAATTGGTGACGCTGTTTTCAGCACCCAACTATTGTGGTGAATTTGACAATGCCGGCGCTATGATGTCTGTGGATGACTCTTTAATGTGCTCGTTTCAGATATTGAAACCGGCAGATAAACGTAAAAAATAA
- the LOC106619089 gene encoding c-Myc-binding protein homolog yields the protein MAFKPIDPKRDEFRRYLERSGVIEALTKVFVRIVKERPENPLDFLRHNLGDALHQADSMAYLQTELEEARSEIQRLRGLVESIDPDALKEQHLPEDVEKKNDETTENQEKCSEEEAKPQEDFQCEAATDEMKSVDSPVQGNSSPNNGIVKNSETPDDSASANNANKLTAEQADNN from the exons ATGGCGTTCAAG CCAATAGATCCAAAACGTGATGAGTTTCGTCGCTATCTTGAGCGTTCCGGTGTAATAGAAGCCTTGACAAAAGTTTTTGTGAGAATAGTGAAAGAGCGCCCCGAAAATCCTCTCGACTTTTTGCGTCATAACTTGGGAGATGCTCTGCATCAAGCTGATAGTATGGCATATTTGCAGACCGAGCTGGAAGAAGCCCGCAGTGAAATACAGCGATTACGTGGTTTAGTTGAAAGCATTGACCCTGATGCTCTAAAGGAGCAACATCTACCAGAGGatgtggaaaaaaaaaatgatgaaacaaCAGAGAATCAGGAGAAATGTAGTGAGGAAGAGGCGAAGCCTCAAGAAGACTTTCAATGCGAGGCAGCTACCGATGAGATGAAATCAGTAGATTCTCCGGTGCAAGGTAATTCCTCTCCAAATAACGGTATAGTTAAAAATTCGGAAACTCCAGACGATTCAGCTTCTGCTAACAATGCAAACAAATTGACAGCAGAACAAGCCGACAATAATTGA